The following proteins are co-located in the Desulfatitalea tepidiphila genome:
- the guaB gene encoding IMP dehydrogenase — translation MNKIPPEEGFSFDDVLLIPNYSDVLPKDVDVSTQLSRHLRVNIPIVSAAMDTVTEAQTAITMAREGGIGFIHRNMSIENQALEVDQVKKSESGMIIDPVTIHPDQKVQAVLDLMAKYRISGVPVVDGDRLVGIVTNRDLRFETDMEKKISAVMTKENLVTVPEGISLEESKKLLHEHRIEKLLVVDTTGRLKGMITIKDIEKIKKYPKACKDDMGRLRVGAAIGVGPDRLERAEALLKAGADVILIDTSHGHTQNVIDTVRELKSTFKSIELIAGNVATAKGTEELIEAGVDAVKIGIGPGSICTTRIVAGIGVPQVTAIMNCKPVSNKTGVPLIADGGIKFSGDITKALGAGAHTVMIGGLFAGTEESPGETILYQGRSYKVYRGMGSIEAMRRGSKDRYYQTEQEEDDKLVPEGIVGRVPYRGSLAGNIHQLIGGLKAGMGYVGCRTIEELRDKARFMRITAAGLRESHVHDVIITKEAPNYRVEQ, via the coding sequence ATGAACAAAATTCCACCCGAGGAAGGTTTTTCCTTCGACGATGTTCTCCTGATTCCCAATTACTCCGATGTGCTTCCCAAAGACGTTGATGTCAGCACCCAGCTTTCCCGCCATTTACGCGTGAATATACCGATTGTCAGTGCGGCCATGGACACAGTCACCGAGGCGCAAACCGCCATCACCATGGCGCGGGAGGGCGGCATCGGTTTTATTCATCGCAATATGAGTATTGAAAACCAGGCCTTGGAGGTCGACCAGGTCAAGAAGTCGGAAAGCGGCATGATCATCGACCCGGTGACCATTCATCCGGACCAGAAAGTCCAGGCCGTTCTGGATCTCATGGCCAAGTACCGGATATCCGGTGTGCCGGTGGTTGACGGCGATCGCCTGGTCGGTATTGTCACCAATCGGGATTTGCGTTTTGAAACCGATATGGAAAAGAAAATTTCTGCGGTGATGACCAAGGAGAACCTGGTCACCGTACCCGAAGGTATCAGTCTGGAGGAGTCCAAAAAGCTGCTGCACGAACACCGCATCGAAAAACTGCTCGTCGTCGACACTACCGGTCGCCTGAAAGGGATGATCACCATCAAAGATATCGAGAAGATCAAGAAGTATCCCAAGGCGTGCAAGGACGACATGGGACGACTGCGCGTCGGCGCCGCCATCGGCGTGGGGCCGGATCGATTGGAACGCGCAGAGGCGCTGCTTAAAGCCGGCGCCGATGTGATCCTGATCGATACATCGCATGGCCACACCCAGAACGTGATCGATACGGTGCGGGAGTTGAAGTCGACCTTCAAGTCCATCGAGTTGATCGCCGGCAACGTGGCCACGGCCAAAGGAACCGAAGAGCTGATCGAAGCGGGTGTGGACGCCGTAAAAATCGGTATCGGTCCCGGATCGATCTGCACCACCCGTATCGTGGCCGGCATCGGCGTGCCGCAGGTGACGGCGATCATGAATTGCAAACCAGTGTCCAACAAGACCGGTGTCCCGCTGATCGCCGACGGGGGTATCAAGTTTTCCGGCGACATCACCAAGGCTCTCGGCGCCGGAGCCCATACCGTCATGATCGGCGGCCTCTTCGCCGGGACCGAGGAGAGTCCGGGCGAAACGATTCTCTATCAGGGGCGCAGTTACAAAGTCTACCGCGGCATGGGGTCCATCGAGGCGATGCGGCGAGGCAGCAAGGATCGCTATTATCAAACCGAACAGGAAGAAGACGACAAGCTGGTGCCCGAAGGCATCGTCGGGCGTGTGCCTTACCGCGGCTCCCTGGCCGGCAATATCCATCAGCTCATCGGCGGCCTGAAGGCCGGCATGGGCTATGTGGGCTGCCGCACCATCGAAGAGTTGCGCGACAAAGCCCGCTTCATGCGGATCACCGCCGCCGGGTTGCGTGAAAGCCACGTCCATGACGTCATCATCACCAAAGAGGCGCCTAATTACCGGGTGGAGCAGTAG
- a CDS encoding L-threonylcarbamoyladenylate synthase, with product MLVEINPTNPQPRKIEKVAEILRNGGVIAYPTDTIYGIGCDINNKKAIQRIYQIKQRPKNQPFSFICSDLKNISQYAKVSNYAYKTMRRLLPGPYTFILEGSNEVPKMMLTKRKTAGIRVPDHPICISLIQALGNPIISTSAATPDGELLREPWLIEAQYGKLLDAVIDGGPVPGEPSSVISLIDDEPVVLRAALGDVSLFS from the coding sequence GTGCTGGTCGAAATCAATCCCACAAATCCGCAACCCCGGAAAATCGAAAAAGTTGCGGAAATATTGCGAAACGGCGGTGTGATCGCCTATCCCACCGATACGATTTACGGTATCGGTTGCGATATCAACAATAAAAAGGCCATTCAGCGGATCTATCAAATCAAACAACGTCCTAAAAACCAGCCGTTCAGCTTCATCTGCTCGGACCTGAAAAATATCAGCCAGTATGCCAAGGTCTCGAACTATGCCTATAAGACCATGCGCCGCCTCTTACCGGGGCCCTACACCTTCATACTGGAGGGCTCCAACGAGGTCCCAAAGATGATGCTCACCAAACGCAAGACCGCCGGAATTCGTGTGCCCGACCACCCCATCTGTATCAGCCTGATCCAGGCGTTGGGCAATCCCATCATCTCCACCAGCGCCGCAACCCCTGACGGAGAGTTGCTCAGGGAGCCGTGGTTGATCGAAGCCCAGTATGGCAAACTGCTGGATGCGGTCATCGACGGCGGCCCTGTTCCAGGGGAACCCTCCAGTGTCATCTCGCTGATCGACGATGAACCGGTGGTTCTGCGGGCAGCGCTGGGGGATGTGTCCCTCTTTTCTTAG
- the sppA gene encoding signal peptide peptidase SppA has translation MFTRRHPYLFALLVMAALGTVSMIFFSITVTALTGEPVDSDGEKVGVIELVGAIVDSKQFLEQIKEFREAESIKAIVVRIDSPGGGVGPSQEIYREIRKTAAEKKVVASMGSVAASGGYYVAAATDGIVANPGTITGSIGVIMGYTNFEALLEKIGLQPVVIKSGEFKDMGSPVREMKDDERALLTSLTQKIHRQFIDDIAAGRRLEVDRIEPIADGRIFTGQEAKDLGLVDRLGNFQDAVQWAGELGGIQGEIETVYPEEERPPFIEYLMESALKLVSQSGLTVRHHPEAKWVPTPNI, from the coding sequence ATGTTTACACGCAGGCACCCTTATCTGTTCGCTCTACTGGTCATGGCGGCGCTGGGAACGGTTTCGATGATTTTTTTTTCGATCACGGTGACCGCATTGACCGGTGAGCCGGTGGATAGCGATGGCGAGAAAGTCGGTGTCATCGAATTGGTCGGCGCCATCGTCGACAGCAAGCAGTTCCTCGAACAGATCAAGGAGTTCCGTGAGGCCGAGTCCATAAAAGCCATCGTAGTCCGTATCGATTCTCCCGGCGGCGGCGTGGGGCCCTCCCAGGAAATCTATCGTGAAATCCGGAAGACCGCGGCGGAAAAGAAGGTGGTCGCCTCCATGGGGTCGGTGGCCGCATCGGGCGGCTATTACGTGGCGGCTGCGACCGATGGCATTGTCGCCAATCCCGGCACCATCACGGGCAGCATCGGCGTGATCATGGGATACACCAATTTCGAAGCGTTGTTGGAAAAGATCGGTCTGCAACCGGTGGTGATCAAGAGCGGAGAATTCAAGGACATGGGATCACCGGTGCGTGAAATGAAAGATGATGAGCGGGCGTTGTTGACGTCCTTGACTCAAAAGATCCACCGGCAGTTTATCGACGACATTGCGGCGGGCCGCCGCTTGGAAGTGGACCGGATCGAGCCGATTGCCGATGGCCGCATTTTTACCGGGCAAGAGGCTAAGGATCTGGGATTGGTGGATCGCCTGGGAAACTTCCAGGATGCGGTGCAGTGGGCCGGAGAACTGGGCGGCATCCAGGGGGAGATCGAAACCGTTTATCCTGAGGAAGAACGCCCCCCCTTCATTGAGTATCTCATGGAATCCGCCTTGAAACTCGTTTCCCAGAGCGGCTTGACGGTGCGGCACCATCCTGAAGCGAAGTGGGTGCCGACCCCGAACATTTAA
- a CDS encoding 30S ribosomal protein S1, translating to MNDIVENTSKQPTTNPTDSSQSSEASMEDLMDMYEESFKRFAEGEVVTGRVISVDKDYVIVDIGYKSEGQIRIHEFQDENGNVDVHTDDKVEVMVEWWDDENEVVVLSKEKAEKVKVWEEIKRAYEADEPVEGVIASRVKGGFSVDIGVNAFLPGSQADLRPVRNLDEMVGKTYKFKVLKFNRKRSNIVLSRRVILESERESKRSKTLSTIHEGKVVKGIVKNITEYGVFVDLGGVDGLLHITDISWGRVKHPSEMFSVGDEITVKILNLDLERERVSLGMKQLAPDPWSTAAEKYPVGSRVSGRVVSLTDYGAFVELEEGIEGLIHVSEMSWTRKVRHPNKVVSVGEEVEALVLDIKPDNRRISLGMKQAVPNPWDVISDKYPVGTTIEGKIKNITDFGLFIGIDEGIDGLVHISDLSWTKRIKHPSELYKKGDTVQAIVLEIDKENERFSLGVKQLQADPWDSVAQRYEVGKEITGTVTNVTDFGVFVELEEGIEGLVHVSEISKEKVKTPVGMFNVGDVLNARVMNINSDERRIGLSIKRLEMESDQEYLSDYVNNMGPATSSFGEILRENLQEKLNED from the coding sequence ATGAATGACATTGTTGAAAACACATCCAAACAACCAACGACCAACCCAACCGATTCATCTCAATCCTCGGAAGCCTCCATGGAAGATCTCATGGATATGTACGAGGAGAGCTTCAAGCGCTTTGCCGAGGGCGAAGTGGTGACCGGACGTGTCATCTCTGTGGATAAAGATTATGTGATCGTCGACATTGGATACAAATCCGAGGGCCAGATTCGCATCCACGAGTTCCAGGACGAAAACGGCAATGTGGATGTTCATACCGATGATAAGGTCGAAGTGATGGTGGAGTGGTGGGACGACGAAAATGAAGTCGTCGTGCTCTCCAAGGAGAAGGCCGAAAAGGTCAAGGTCTGGGAGGAGATCAAGCGCGCTTATGAGGCGGATGAACCTGTCGAGGGTGTCATCGCCAGCCGGGTCAAGGGGGGGTTCTCGGTCGACATCGGCGTCAACGCGTTTTTGCCCGGTTCCCAGGCCGATCTTCGTCCGGTGCGCAATCTGGACGAAATGGTCGGCAAAACTTACAAATTCAAGGTGCTCAAATTCAACCGTAAACGCAGCAATATCGTGCTGTCCCGCCGCGTGATCCTCGAAAGCGAGCGTGAATCCAAGCGCAGCAAGACCTTGAGTACCATTCACGAAGGCAAGGTGGTTAAGGGCATCGTCAAAAACATCACCGAATACGGCGTATTCGTCGATCTCGGCGGCGTCGACGGGCTTTTGCATATCACCGATATTTCCTGGGGACGGGTCAAGCACCCCTCGGAAATGTTCTCCGTGGGCGATGAAATCACGGTCAAAATTCTCAATCTGGACCTTGAACGGGAGCGCGTATCGCTGGGCATGAAACAGCTGGCCCCCGATCCCTGGAGCACCGCCGCCGAAAAGTATCCGGTGGGGTCCCGGGTTTCCGGCCGCGTCGTGAGCCTGACCGATTATGGTGCCTTCGTGGAGTTGGAAGAGGGCATCGAAGGTTTGATCCATGTCTCCGAGATGTCCTGGACGCGCAAGGTGCGACACCCCAACAAGGTGGTTTCCGTGGGCGAGGAGGTCGAAGCCCTGGTTCTGGATATCAAACCGGACAACCGGCGGATTTCTCTGGGCATGAAACAGGCGGTGCCCAACCCCTGGGACGTGATCAGCGACAAGTACCCGGTCGGCACCACCATCGAGGGGAAGATCAAGAACATTACGGACTTCGGTCTGTTTATCGGTATCGATGAGGGCATCGATGGCCTGGTCCACATCTCCGACCTTTCCTGGACCAAGCGTATCAAACATCCCTCCGAGCTTTACAAGAAGGGCGATACGGTGCAGGCCATCGTTCTGGAGATCGATAAGGAAAACGAGCGATTCTCCCTGGGCGTCAAACAGCTTCAGGCCGATCCCTGGGATTCGGTCGCCCAGCGCTATGAAGTAGGCAAGGAAATCACAGGTACAGTCACCAACGTCACCGATTTCGGCGTTTTCGTTGAATTGGAAGAGGGCATCGAAGGCCTGGTGCATGTTTCCGAAATCAGCAAGGAGAAGGTCAAAACGCCGGTGGGCATGTTCAACGTCGGTGATGTGCTCAACGCCCGGGTCATGAACATCAACAGCGATGAACGGCGCATCGGTCTGTCCATCAAGCGCCTGGAGATGGAAAGCGACCAGGAATACCTGAGCGACTACGTGAACAATATGGGACCGGCAACTTCCAGTTTTGGCGAAATCCTGCGGGAGAACCTTCAGGAAAAGCTGAACGAAGATTAG